The Cohaesibacter gelatinilyticus genome includes a window with the following:
- the ruvC gene encoding crossover junction endodeoxyribonuclease RuvC has protein sequence MNQAVRIIGFDPGLRRTGWGAIEMVSNRLTFVGSGLITSNNKDELAIRLLDLHTGIMKVLEQYTPDEVAVEQTFVNKDAGATLKLGQARAVALLAPAQLHLPVAEYAPNAVKKTVVGVGHADKNQVQTMVKMLLPKATFDSEDAADALAIAICHAHQRKANKLKFA, from the coding sequence ATGAATCAAGCTGTTCGAATCATTGGGTTTGACCCGGGGCTACGCCGTACCGGCTGGGGAGCCATTGAAATGGTCTCCAATCGCCTTACTTTTGTGGGCTCTGGCCTGATCACTTCCAATAACAAGGATGAGCTGGCGATACGCCTGCTGGATCTGCATACCGGTATCATGAAAGTGCTGGAGCAATATACACCGGACGAGGTCGCGGTAGAGCAGACCTTTGTGAATAAGGATGCTGGCGCGACCCTTAAATTGGGCCAGGCCCGTGCTGTTGCATTGCTGGCACCCGCGCAATTGCATTTGCCGGTGGCAGAATATGCTCCCAACGCGGTGAAGAAGACTGTGGTTGGTGTGGGTCATGCCGACAAGAACCAGGTCCAGACCATGGTGAAAATGCTTCTGCCCAAGGCGACGTTCGATAGCGAAGATGCCGCGGATGCTCTGGCGATTGCCATTTGCCACGCGCATCAGCGCAAGGCAAACAAGCTGAAATTTGCATAG